Within Xanthomonas theicola, the genomic segment AGCCTTCCAAGTAGGACACGTAGGCGTTGTCCTCGCACACGATCAGGGTGCGCTCGAACTGGCCGGTGTGGCCGGCGTTGATGCGGAAGTAGGTGCTCAGTTCCATCGGGCAGCGCACGCCCCTGGGAATGAACACGAAGCTGCCGTCGGAGAATACCGCCGAATTGAGCGCGGCGAAGTAGTTGTCGCCGACCGGCACCACGCTGCCCAGGTACCGCCGGACCAGTTCGGGATGCTCCTTGATCGCCTCGGACATCGAACAGAAGATCACGCCCTTGTCGGCCAGTTCCTTGCGGAAGGTGGTGCCGACCGAGACCGAGTCGAACACCGCGTCCACCGCCACGCCGGCCAGCTTGGCGCGCTCGTGCAGCGGCACGCCGAGCCTGTCGTAGGTGTCCAGCAGTTCCTTCGGCACCTCGTCCAGCGAGGCGTACTTGGGGCCCTTGGGCGCGGAGTAGTAGCTCAGCGCCTGGAAATCGATCGGCGCGATCTGCAGCTTGGCCCAGTGCGGCATCGGCATCTTCAGCCAGTGCCGGTAGGCGGCCAGGCGCCACTCGGTCATCCACTCCGGTTCGTCCTTCTTCACCGACAGGGCGCGCACGACGTCTTCGTTCAAGCCGGGCAGGAACGCATCGGATTCGATGTCGGTAATGAAGCCGGCGTCGTAGCGACGTCCCAGCCGTTCCAGGATTTCAGCGTTTTCGGTGGCCATGGGGGCTGCCTACAGGTCAGGTGGTCGCGAAACGCACGGCGATCGGACGCCGCTTGGTTTCGCCGGAAGAGGGAAGCGGATGCAGCATCTGCGCCAGGGTCACGCCGCGCAGCGCATCGGCGACCACGTCGTTGATCAGCCGCCAGTTGGAGCGCACGCCGCATTTCTGCGCGATGCTGCACTGGCTTTCGTGGTGGCTGCATTCGGTGATCGCCAGCGGGCCTTCCATCGCCTCGACGATCTGGATCAGGGTGATGGCGTCGGCCGGCCGCGCCAACCGGTAGCCGCCGTGCACGCCGCGCAGGCCGGCGACCAGCCCGGCCTGGGCCAGCGGCTTGAGCAGCTTGCTGACCGTGGGCGGCTCCAGCCCGGACTGCTCGGCCAGTTCGGTCGCGCTTAGCACCTCGCCGGCCCGCGCGGCAAGCACGGTCAGCACGACGGTGGCGTAATCGGTCAACTTGGTGACGCGGAGCATGGCGGATGGTCGGATTTCAATGCGGACCGAAATTGTACGCTTTTGCGGCGCCGGCGTCCAAGCCGCGCGTTCATGATTTTTCTCCATCGTCGCGATCGGCGCTGCCGGCAGCGGCGCATTGCCCGTGGCGTCGGCCGGCAGGGCTTGGGATCGCCGCCGATGTGCGCCAGAATCGACGCTTTCCCGTTCCGGACTGCCGCATGCCCCGCAAGATCGCCGCCCGCAAGTCCCGCATCCATGGCAATGGCGTGTTCGCCGTGCTGCCGCTCAAGAAAGGCGAGCGGGTCATCGAGTACAAGGGCCGCCGCCGTACCCATGCCGAAGTGGATCGCGACGAGACCGGCGATGTCGAGACCGGGCACACCTTCCTGTTCACCCTCAGCGAGGACTGCGTCATCGACGCCAACTACGAGGGCAACGACGCGCGCTGGATCAACCACAGCTGCGCGCCGAACTGCGAGGCGGTGATCGTCGAGGCCGAGGGCGAGGACCGGCGCCTGGACAAGGTGGTGATCGAGGCGCTGCGCAACATCAAGCCGGGCGAGGAGTTGACCTACAACTACGGCATCACCCTGGGCGAACGGCACACGCCGCGGTTGAAGAAGATCTGGGAATGCCGCTGCGGCTCGAAGAACTGCACCGGCACCATGCTGCAGCCCAAGCGCTGAGCGCGCCTGCACGTCGCACAGACGCCCGGTTCACGGCGCTGCAACCGGCACGCCCCTACGGTGGCCCTCCCTTTGCAGAGGAGTCTCCCATGAGCGCAGCACCTTCCCTTGCCGGCAAGCACGTCGCCGTGCTGGCCACCGACGGCTTCGAGCAGTCCGAGTTGCAGGAGCCCAAGCGCCTGCTGGAATCGTGGGGCGCGCAGGTCGCCGTGATCGCGCCCGGCGACGCGTCCAGCATCCGGGGCTGGGACAAGAAGGACTGGGGCGACAGCGTGCCGGTCGACCAGCGCCTGGACCAGGCCGATGCCGGCGCGTACGACGCGCTGGTGTTGCCCGGCGGGGTGATCAATCCGGACAGCCTGCGCACCGAGGCGTCGGCGATCCGCTTCATCCAGTCGTTCGCAACAGCCGGCAAGCCGATCGCGGCGATCTGCCACGGCCCCTGGCTGCTGGCCGAAAGCGGCCTGGTCCGCAACAGGCAGGTGACC encodes:
- a CDS encoding SUF system Fe-S cluster assembly regulator, translated to MLRVTKLTDYATVVLTVLAARAGEVLSATELAEQSGLEPPTVSKLLKPLAQAGLVAGLRGVHGGYRLARPADAITLIQIVEAMEGPLAITECSHHESQCSIAQKCGVRSNWRLINDVVADALRGVTLAQMLHPLPSSGETKRRPIAVRFATT
- a CDS encoding type 1 glutamine amidotransferase domain-containing protein, whose protein sequence is MSAAPSLAGKHVAVLATDGFEQSELQEPKRLLESWGAQVAVIAPGDASSIRGWDKKDWGDSVPVDQRLDQADAGAYDALVLPGGVINPDSLRTEASAIRFIQSFATAGKPIAAICHGPWLLAESGLVRNRQVTSWASVKTDLSNAGARWQDAEVVVDGNLITSRKPDDIPAFAAAVAKALA
- a CDS encoding SET domain-containing protein — translated: MPRKIAARKSRIHGNGVFAVLPLKKGERVIEYKGRRRTHAEVDRDETGDVETGHTFLFTLSEDCVIDANYEGNDARWINHSCAPNCEAVIVEAEGEDRRLDKVVIEALRNIKPGEELTYNYGITLGERHTPRLKKIWECRCGSKNCTGTMLQPKR